The sequence ATATCCGTATTGATGACGATCTAAAGAGCCAAGCCAAAGTAATTTTGGACGGTTACGGTATTTCGCCAAGCCAAGCGGTTAAAATGCTGTTCTTAGAGTTAGTAGCTACTCGCAAATTCCCCTTAAGTCTAAGTTATCAGGCAGACTATGCTCCAAATGCAAAAACAATTTTAGCCATGCGTGAACTGGACAACGGCGGTGGCACGC comes from Moraxella ovis and encodes:
- a CDS encoding type II toxin-antitoxin system RelB/DinJ family antitoxin translates to MTTSNLNIRIDDDLKSQAKVILDGYGISPSQAVKMLFLELVATRKFPLSLSYQADYAPNAKTILAMRELDNGGGTLYANLDEFLSEHGNATNQDQ